Proteins encoded within one genomic window of Raineyella fluvialis:
- a CDS encoding acetyl-CoA C-acetyltransferase — MSSEHAESTQSTGARERTAVVVGGNRMPFAKARGSYAADSTQDLLTAALDGLVARFGLAGQRLGEVAAGAVLKHGTLLNLTREAVLSSALAPDTPAVDLQQACGTGLEATIYISNKIRLGQIDSGIAGGADSISDTPLEVSPRLQRALLRFNSAKSPQAKLAALADLRLNDLAPIPPLIAEPRTGLSMGESQAVTTAKWGISRAAQDEYALGSHRKLAAAWESGFFDDLVTPRRGVTRDESLRPDTSLEKLAALPTVFGGPGATMTAGNSSPLNDGAAVVLLAEEQWARERRLPVLARIVDAEVASVDYASGKEGLLMAPVHAVPRLLARQGMALQDFDLYEIHEAFAATVLVTLAAWADDDYCRRTLGLPGAFGTIDPEKLNVTGSSLAAGHPFAATGGRIVATLAKLLAARGPGARGLISICAAGGQGVAAILEAM, encoded by the coding sequence ATGTCGTCCGAGCACGCTGAGTCGACGCAGAGCACCGGAGCTCGAGAACGCACGGCGGTGGTGGTGGGCGGGAACCGGATGCCCTTCGCCAAGGCCCGGGGATCGTACGCCGCCGACTCCACCCAGGACCTGCTCACGGCAGCCCTCGACGGACTGGTCGCCCGCTTCGGACTGGCCGGGCAACGTCTCGGCGAGGTCGCCGCGGGTGCCGTGCTCAAGCACGGCACCCTGCTCAATCTGACCCGCGAAGCCGTGCTCAGTTCCGCGCTTGCGCCCGACACCCCGGCTGTCGACCTGCAGCAGGCCTGCGGGACGGGCCTCGAGGCGACCATCTACATCAGCAACAAGATCCGGCTGGGCCAGATCGACAGCGGCATCGCCGGCGGTGCGGACAGCATCAGCGACACGCCGTTGGAGGTGAGCCCTCGCCTGCAGCGGGCGCTGCTGCGGTTCAACAGCGCGAAGTCGCCGCAGGCCAAGCTGGCCGCGCTCGCCGACCTGCGCCTCAACGATCTGGCGCCGATCCCGCCGCTGATCGCCGAGCCGCGGACGGGGCTGTCGATGGGCGAGAGCCAGGCGGTGACAACGGCGAAGTGGGGCATCAGCCGCGCCGCCCAGGACGAGTACGCCCTCGGCAGCCACCGCAAGCTCGCCGCGGCGTGGGAGTCGGGCTTCTTCGACGACCTCGTCACCCCGCGCCGGGGCGTCACGCGCGACGAATCGCTGCGTCCCGACACCTCACTCGAGAAGCTGGCGGCGCTCCCAACGGTGTTCGGCGGTCCCGGGGCGACGATGACCGCCGGCAACTCGTCCCCGCTCAACGACGGCGCCGCCGTGGTGCTGCTCGCCGAGGAACAGTGGGCCCGCGAGCGGCGGCTGCCCGTGCTCGCCAGGATCGTCGACGCCGAGGTCGCGTCGGTGGACTACGCATCCGGCAAGGAAGGCCTACTGATGGCCCCGGTGCACGCCGTGCCCCGGCTGCTGGCCCGCCAGGGGATGGCCCTGCAGGACTTCGACCTGTACGAGATCCACGAGGCCTTCGCCGCCACGGTGCTCGTCACGCTGGCCGCCTGGGCCGATGACGACTACTGCCGCCGCACCCTGGGTCTGCCGGGCGCCTTCGGCACCATCGACCCGGAGAAGCTCAACGTGACCGGGTCCTCGCTCGCGGCCGGGCATCCGTTCGCCGCCACCGGCGGGCGGATCGTCGCGACCCTGGCCAAATTGTTGGCAGCTCGCGGTCCAGGTGCCCGTGGGCTCATTTCGATCTGTGCCGCCGGCGGCCAGGGCGTCGCCGCGATCCTGGAGGCGATGTGA
- the groES gene encoding co-chaperone GroES: protein MAVTIKPLEDRVLVQPLEAETTTASGLVIPDTAKEKPQEGTVLAIGPGRIDDKGQRVPMDVAEGDVVIYSKYGGTEVKYDGKELLLLNARDILAVVSK, encoded by the coding sequence GTGGCAGTCACGATCAAGCCGCTCGAGGACCGCGTCCTCGTTCAGCCGCTGGAAGCCGAAACCACCACCGCGTCGGGTCTGGTCATTCCGGACACCGCCAAGGAGAAGCCGCAGGAGGGCACCGTCCTCGCGATCGGCCCGGGCCGCATCGACGACAAGGGCCAGCGCGTCCCGATGGACGTCGCCGAGGGTGACGTGGTCATCTACTCGAAGTACGGCGGCACCGAGGTCAAGTACGACGGCAAGGAACTGCTCCTCCTCAACGCCCGCGACATCCTCGCGGTCGTCAGCAAGTGA
- a CDS encoding DUF429 domain-containing protein produces the protein MDPESIRTRRAIEVYPHPALVALFRLGRTLKYKQRQNRPFESMRDEMLRLIGLLEGLAGAELPLRLDSSPEWHSLVTGVREARRKSELRTLEDRIDAVVCAYVALHTHRHPERTTVYGDAAMGFIVTPTLPPDLVPEPPSPIPAVPDATAALLVRGAVREYAEIQPYAAEAARRLTAWLTTTLDDAGVNYLDITGRGKGTASFAAKANKSVDGHPVHPDPLADITDQIGTRVITYVRSDVAVVADLLTDQLTVLDDRDMGQLTASEGRFGYVSRHLEVALDPIWLGDLPVETFRVPSAQVQIRTVLQHAWAEFEHDIRYKGSVPEELAPDLNRRFTLAAGLLELADREFEVIRERLRERIPPRDLDADPNDPRIRAEELTTFLAGQFPDSGWSRTDHYTWISGVLLELGIDSLHKLAGLLSSVDSAAITDRMGYRHPPGAVRRLDDALLAVFGTAYIALPSNAHRVALLNTRLDRLRGGTVQA, from the coding sequence ATGGATCCCGAGTCGATCCGTACCCGCCGAGCCATCGAGGTCTACCCCCACCCGGCGCTCGTCGCCCTCTTCCGCCTCGGCCGCACCCTGAAGTACAAGCAGCGGCAGAACCGGCCCTTCGAGTCGATGCGCGACGAGATGCTGCGCCTGATCGGCCTGTTGGAAGGGCTGGCCGGTGCCGAACTACCCCTGCGCCTGGACTCCTCCCCGGAGTGGCACTCGCTCGTGACCGGGGTGCGGGAGGCCCGGCGGAAGAGCGAACTGCGCACCCTCGAGGACCGCATCGACGCCGTCGTCTGCGCGTACGTCGCCCTCCACACCCACCGGCACCCGGAACGTACGACCGTCTACGGGGACGCGGCGATGGGCTTCATCGTCACGCCCACCCTTCCGCCCGACCTCGTCCCCGAGCCACCCTCCCCGATCCCCGCCGTCCCTGACGCCACCGCCGCCCTGCTGGTGCGCGGCGCCGTCCGGGAGTACGCCGAGATCCAGCCGTACGCGGCGGAGGCGGCCCGTCGCCTGACCGCCTGGCTGACCACCACGCTCGACGACGCGGGCGTCAACTACCTCGACATCACCGGGCGAGGCAAGGGCACCGCGTCCTTCGCCGCCAAGGCGAACAAGTCCGTCGACGGCCACCCCGTCCATCCCGACCCGTTGGCCGACATCACCGACCAGATCGGGACCCGGGTCATCACCTACGTCCGCAGCGACGTCGCCGTGGTGGCCGACCTTTTGACCGACCAACTGACCGTGCTCGACGATCGCGACATGGGGCAGCTGACCGCCAGCGAGGGCCGCTTCGGTTACGTCAGCCGCCACCTGGAGGTCGCCCTCGACCCGATCTGGCTCGGTGACCTGCCCGTCGAGACCTTCCGCGTGCCGAGCGCGCAGGTGCAGATCCGTACGGTCCTCCAGCATGCCTGGGCCGAGTTCGAGCACGACATCCGCTACAAGGGGTCGGTGCCGGAGGAGCTCGCCCCCGACCTGAACCGCCGGTTCACCCTGGCGGCCGGCCTGCTGGAGCTCGCGGACCGGGAGTTCGAGGTGATCCGTGAACGGTTGCGCGAGCGGATACCCCCCCGCGACCTCGACGCGGACCCCAACGATCCACGGATCCGGGCCGAGGAGCTGACGACGTTCCTGGCCGGGCAGTTCCCCGACTCCGGCTGGTCGCGCACGGACCACTACACCTGGATCTCCGGGGTGCTGCTCGAGTTGGGGATCGATTCGCTGCACAAGCTGGCCGGCCTGCTCTCGTCGGTCGATTCCGCGGCGATCACCGACCGGATGGGCTATCGCCACCCGCCGGGCGCCGTCCGACGGCTCGACGACGCCCTGCTCGCCGTCTTCGGGACCGCGTACATCGCGTTGCCGAGCAACGCCCATCGGGTCGCGCTGCTGAACACCCGGCTCGACCGGTTGCGCGGCGGCACCGTCCAGGCCTGA
- a CDS encoding 3-oxoacyl-ACP reductase, with protein sequence MSRPANPLSPDALLEGLLSSPFGRSLAKQLGLPEGPRLRRGSGLPTGPVAYDALGEAAREDAPVLAALVRLGVSTIRPLHDEPATRTADPDHGPQPPAYDAPLGGVVLDLTGVRSVAVLESVRAVLRPAVRGLEACGRVILVGPVVEEVEGFEAKAVARGLDGLVRSLGKEVRGGATANLVRLAADAGADDLASTLDFLLSGRSAYVSGQAWLVGRRRSAAERPESRRIVVVTGAARGIGAEIARTFHRVGATVVAVDVPRSGEALGAVANEVQGTALQLDITAPDAGHRIAEHVAERYGEDARIQAIAHNAGITRDRMLANMDEKRWAQVLDVNLAAQLRLNAVLLDPTLPGGYAEDVHIVASASTSGIAGNRGQTNYATSKAGVIGIVLALREAYADRPLTVNAVAPGFIETDMTAAIPFVQKEMFRRMNSLHQGGRPIDVAETIVYLADPATSGVNGQVIRVCGQAIVGA encoded by the coding sequence ATGTCCCGACCGGCCAATCCGCTCTCACCCGATGCCCTGCTCGAGGGCCTGCTCTCCTCGCCGTTCGGCCGTTCGCTGGCGAAGCAGTTGGGTTTGCCCGAGGGGCCACGACTGCGCCGCGGGTCGGGGTTGCCGACGGGCCCGGTGGCGTACGACGCCCTGGGGGAGGCGGCCCGCGAGGATGCTCCGGTGCTGGCCGCCCTGGTGCGGCTCGGGGTGTCGACGATCCGGCCCCTGCACGATGAGCCGGCGACGCGCACCGCCGACCCCGACCATGGACCCCAGCCCCCGGCGTACGACGCCCCGTTGGGCGGGGTCGTGCTGGACCTGACCGGGGTGCGCAGCGTCGCCGTGCTCGAGAGCGTCCGGGCGGTGCTCCGCCCGGCGGTGCGGGGGTTGGAGGCGTGCGGCCGGGTGATCCTGGTGGGTCCGGTGGTCGAGGAGGTCGAGGGGTTCGAGGCGAAGGCGGTCGCCCGCGGCCTCGACGGGCTGGTGCGCTCCCTGGGCAAGGAGGTGCGGGGCGGTGCCACCGCCAATCTCGTCCGGCTCGCAGCCGATGCCGGAGCGGATGACCTCGCCTCCACCCTCGACTTCCTGCTGTCGGGCAGGTCGGCGTACGTCTCGGGCCAGGCGTGGCTGGTCGGCCGGCGCCGTTCGGCCGCGGAGCGGCCCGAGAGCCGCCGGATCGTCGTCGTCACCGGCGCCGCCCGCGGTATCGGCGCCGAGATCGCTCGGACCTTCCACCGGGTCGGGGCGACGGTCGTCGCCGTCGACGTCCCCCGCTCCGGTGAGGCGCTCGGTGCGGTCGCCAACGAGGTGCAGGGCACCGCGCTCCAGCTCGACATCACCGCGCCCGACGCGGGGCATCGGATCGCCGAGCATGTCGCCGAACGCTACGGGGAGGACGCCCGGATCCAGGCGATCGCGCACAACGCCGGGATCACCCGTGACCGGATGCTGGCCAACATGGACGAGAAGCGCTGGGCGCAGGTGCTCGACGTGAACCTGGCCGCTCAGCTCCGGCTGAACGCCGTCCTGCTCGATCCCACCCTGCCCGGCGGCTACGCCGAGGACGTCCACATCGTCGCCAGCGCCTCGACGAGCGGCATCGCCGGCAACCGTGGGCAGACCAACTACGCCACCAGCAAGGCCGGGGTGATCGGCATCGTCCTGGCGCTGCGGGAGGCGTACGCGGACCGTCCGCTCACGGTCAATGCCGTCGCCCCGGGCTTCATCGAGACGGACATGACTGCGGCCATCCCGTTCGTGCAGAAGGAGATGTTCCGCCGGATGAACAGCCTCCACCAGGGCGGCCGGCCGATCGACGTGGCGGAGACGATCGTCTATCTGGCCGACCCGGCCACCAGCGGGGTGAACGGCCAGGTGATCAGGGTCTGCGGCCAGGCCATCGTCGGCGCCTGA
- a CDS encoding class I SAM-dependent methyltransferase: MEQGSIDAFDSLASDYDAWYDRHTPEFAAELRAVQAMLDAPDGSSQPRAADRLEIGVGTGRFAAALGIRFGLEPAPRMAAYARDRGIATVIGVAEELPFADSAFAVTAFITSLCFVADPLRALREAHRVTRAEGSIVVAYLEPESEAGRRLLDEKADSPYYSTATLLSGREVERLLSSAGFVVEDACHLEAVAAGGAERPEPHPGRTGGLFCVIRARRSSTAQDGGSMAP, from the coding sequence ATGGAGCAGGGGTCCATTGATGCGTTCGACAGCCTCGCGTCCGACTACGACGCGTGGTACGACCGGCACACGCCCGAGTTCGCCGCCGAACTACGCGCCGTGCAGGCGATGTTGGACGCCCCGGACGGGAGTTCGCAGCCCCGCGCCGCAGACCGACTCGAGATCGGTGTCGGCACGGGTCGGTTCGCGGCGGCGCTGGGCATCCGGTTCGGCCTCGAGCCGGCCCCGCGGATGGCCGCGTACGCCCGGGACCGCGGGATCGCCACGGTGATCGGGGTGGCGGAGGAGCTGCCCTTTGCCGACAGCGCCTTCGCCGTCACCGCGTTCATCACCTCGCTCTGCTTCGTCGCCGACCCGTTGCGGGCGCTGCGGGAGGCCCATCGGGTGACGCGCGCCGAAGGATCGATCGTGGTGGCGTACCTGGAACCTGAGAGCGAGGCCGGGAGGCGGCTGCTCGACGAGAAGGCGGACAGTCCCTACTACTCCACCGCCACCCTCCTGTCGGGGCGGGAGGTCGAGCGCTTGCTCTCCTCGGCGGGCTTCGTGGTCGAGGATGCCTGTCACCTGGAGGCGGTCGCGGCAGGTGGTGCCGAACGACCCGAACCGCACCCGGGGCGGACGGGTGGCCTGTTCTGTGTGATCCGGGCGCGGCGGTCGTCGACGGCCCAGGACGGTGGGAGCATGGCGCCATGA
- the groL gene encoding chaperonin GroEL (60 kDa chaperone family; promotes refolding of misfolded polypeptides especially under stressful conditions; forms two stacked rings of heptamers to form a barrel-shaped 14mer; ends can be capped by GroES; misfolded proteins enter the barrel where they are refolded when GroES binds): MMPKLLQFDEEARHSLERGVDILANTVKVTLGPKGRYVVLDKKWGAPTITNDGVTVAREVELDDPYENLGAQLAKEVATKTNDVAGDGTTTATVLAQAMVHEGLRAVAAGSNPIELKRGIDKAVQIVVEELAQQARQIETTEDMASVATISSRDEQIGALIADAFDKVGKDGVITVDESQTFGTELEFTEGMQFDKGYLSPYMVTDTERMEAVLENPYILLHAGKISSMNDLLPLLEKVIGAGGTLFIIAEDVDGEALSTLVVNKIRGTFTSVAVKAPAFGDRRKAMLQDMAILTGGQVVAPEVGLKLDQVGLDVLGRARRVVVTKDDTTIVDGGGDVAEVEARVGQLQAEIQHTDSDWDREKLQERVAKLAGGVCVIKVGAATEVELKETKHRIEDAVSATRAAIEEGIVAGGGAALIHASKVLADLDLEGDEKVGAEIIRRSVVEPLRWIAENGGEQGYVITTKVAEMGPNEGYNAATGVYGDLIAQGVIDPVKVTRSALTNAASIASLLLTTETLVVEKPAAEAAAAE; encoded by the coding sequence CTGATGCCCAAGCTGTTGCAGTTCGATGAGGAGGCACGCCACTCGCTCGAGCGTGGCGTCGACATCCTCGCCAACACCGTCAAGGTGACCCTCGGCCCCAAGGGCCGCTACGTGGTGCTGGACAAGAAGTGGGGCGCCCCGACCATCACGAACGACGGCGTGACCGTTGCTCGTGAGGTCGAGCTGGACGACCCGTACGAGAACCTGGGCGCTCAGCTCGCCAAGGAGGTCGCCACCAAGACCAACGACGTCGCCGGTGATGGCACCACCACCGCGACGGTGCTGGCCCAGGCGATGGTCCACGAGGGCCTGCGCGCCGTCGCAGCCGGCTCGAACCCGATCGAGCTCAAGCGCGGCATCGACAAGGCCGTCCAGATCGTCGTCGAGGAGCTGGCCCAGCAGGCCCGCCAGATCGAGACCACCGAGGACATGGCGTCCGTCGCCACGATCTCCTCGCGTGACGAGCAGATCGGTGCCCTGATCGCCGATGCGTTCGACAAGGTCGGCAAGGACGGCGTGATCACCGTCGACGAGTCCCAGACCTTCGGCACCGAGCTCGAGTTCACCGAGGGCATGCAGTTCGACAAGGGCTACCTGTCCCCGTACATGGTGACCGACACCGAGCGCATGGAAGCCGTCCTGGAGAACCCGTACATCCTCCTGCACGCCGGCAAGATCTCCTCGATGAACGACCTGCTCCCGCTGCTGGAGAAGGTCATCGGCGCCGGCGGCACCCTGTTCATCATCGCCGAGGACGTCGACGGTGAGGCGCTGTCGACCCTGGTCGTGAACAAGATCCGCGGCACCTTCACCTCCGTCGCGGTCAAGGCCCCGGCGTTCGGTGACCGCCGCAAGGCGATGCTGCAGGACATGGCCATCCTCACCGGTGGCCAGGTCGTCGCCCCCGAGGTCGGCCTCAAGCTCGACCAGGTCGGCCTGGACGTGCTCGGTCGCGCCCGCCGCGTGGTCGTCACCAAGGACGACACCACCATCGTCGACGGTGGCGGCGACGTCGCCGAGGTCGAGGCCCGGGTGGGTCAGCTGCAGGCCGAGATCCAGCACACCGATTCCGACTGGGACCGCGAGAAGCTCCAGGAGCGGGTCGCGAAGCTGGCCGGCGGTGTGTGCGTGATCAAGGTCGGCGCCGCCACCGAGGTGGAGCTCAAGGAGACCAAGCACCGCATCGAGGACGCCGTGTCCGCGACGCGTGCGGCCATCGAGGAGGGCATCGTCGCCGGCGGCGGCGCGGCCCTCATCCACGCCTCCAAGGTGCTCGCCGATCTCGATCTCGAGGGTGACGAGAAGGTCGGCGCGGAGATCATCCGCCGCTCGGTCGTCGAGCCGCTCCGCTGGATCGCCGAGAACGGTGGCGAGCAGGGTTACGTCATCACCACCAAGGTTGCCGAGATGGGCCCGAACGAGGGTTACAACGCTGCCACCGGTGTGTACGGCGACCTGATCGCCCAGGGCGTCATCGACCCGGTCAAGGTCACGCGTTCCGCGCTGACCAACGCCGCCTCGATCGCCTCGCTGCTGCTCACCACCGAGACCCTGGTGGTGGAGAAGCCGGCTGCGGAGGCTGCGGCCGCCGAGTGA
- a CDS encoding TM2 domain-containing protein, with protein MPTSPPRDLGLAMLLTAVGFFGVAGLQYFYIGKIGKGVAYLLTAGWVGIGTIVSLFTIGDEVARTNDERRRGLR; from the coding sequence GTGCCCACCTCGCCCCCGCGGGATCTCGGGCTCGCGATGCTGCTCACCGCCGTGGGCTTCTTCGGCGTCGCCGGACTGCAGTACTTCTACATCGGCAAGATCGGGAAGGGCGTCGCGTACCTCCTGACCGCCGGCTGGGTCGGTATCGGGACCATCGTCAGCCTCTTCACCATCGGCGACGAAGTGGCCCGTACGAACGACGAGCGCCGGCGGGGTCTGCGCTGA
- a CDS encoding DUF429 domain-containing protein gives MHFVGIDLAWGERARTGLAVLDDAGTLIHLSAATTDDTIAAALAPFLDDECLVAIDAPLIVTNATGNRPCEAALNRDFARFEAGAHPSNTSRPEMRDTPRGPGWRPASTWIWIPSRSVPAEPSRSTPTRRSSPSSASAAP, from the coding sequence GTGCATTTCGTCGGAATCGACCTCGCCTGGGGCGAGCGCGCCCGTACCGGTCTCGCCGTCCTCGATGACGCCGGCACGCTGATCCACCTGTCGGCCGCCACTACGGACGACACCATCGCCGCCGCGCTGGCACCCTTCCTCGATGACGAGTGCCTGGTGGCCATCGACGCCCCCCTCATCGTCACGAACGCCACCGGGAACCGGCCGTGCGAGGCCGCGCTCAACCGGGACTTCGCCCGCTTCGAGGCCGGCGCGCACCCCTCGAACACCTCCCGTCCGGAGATGCGCGACACGCCTCGGGGGCCCGGCTGGCGGCCCGCTTCGACCTGGATATGGATCCCGAGTCGATCCGTACCCGCCGAGCCATCGAGGTCTACCCCCACCCGGCGCTCGTCGCCCTCTTCCGCCTCGGCCGCACCCTGA
- a CDS encoding NUDIX domain-containing protein, translated as MPAVLSAGLLPWYRDSEGLRVFLVHMGGPFWARKDTAAWSLAKGLAEAGEEDDLRAVARREFTEEVGVPAPAGELVDLGTVRSGAKVIRAYAVEADPALAFRESNTFGLEWPPRSGRMQEFPEADRGAWLTPEEAEERIVRSQVPFLHRLRDTLGC; from the coding sequence ATGCCTGCCGTCCTCAGCGCCGGTTTACTGCCGTGGTACCGCGACAGTGAGGGTCTGCGTGTCTTCCTGGTGCACATGGGCGGACCGTTCTGGGCCCGCAAGGACACCGCGGCCTGGTCACTCGCGAAGGGCCTGGCCGAAGCCGGTGAGGAGGACGACCTCCGGGCGGTCGCGCGCCGCGAGTTCACCGAGGAGGTGGGCGTGCCGGCGCCCGCCGGTGAACTGGTCGACCTCGGGACGGTCCGCAGTGGTGCGAAGGTGATCAGGGCGTACGCGGTCGAGGCCGACCCCGCGCTCGCCTTCCGGGAGAGCAACACCTTCGGCCTCGAGTGGCCGCCACGCAGTGGGCGGATGCAGGAGTTCCCCGAGGCCGACCGCGGCGCCTGGCTCACCCCCGAGGAGGCCGAGGAGCGGATCGTACGGTCGCAGGTCCCTTTCCTGCACCGCCTGCGAGACACACTCGGCTGCTGA
- a CDS encoding alpha/beta fold hydrolase, whose translation MSESLPPFDQPDAPVPPRPEDILVFLHDMADTPLTWQDQVGALPDGWRPLTPWLRGMKPIDKDVFDLQAAADALSVIPLEHGVESFAMVGMGLGATVALRCAADSPALVRGLVLVNPLVAPGGRELRRQRTALRLMPRGRLAAQNIDKDRLLAAMDMLATLDLGDAPEQVDCPVLVLYPEADRAAREVAEQLAGRLPQGTARAIAAGARPHQEDPEAFNAIIADFVTSLTRA comes from the coding sequence ATGTCAGAGTCGCTGCCGCCCTTCGACCAGCCGGACGCCCCGGTGCCGCCACGCCCGGAGGACATCCTCGTCTTCCTCCACGACATGGCCGACACCCCACTGACCTGGCAGGACCAGGTCGGCGCCCTGCCCGACGGATGGCGACCGCTCACCCCCTGGCTGCGGGGCATGAAGCCGATCGACAAGGACGTCTTCGACCTCCAGGCCGCGGCGGACGCGTTGAGCGTGATCCCCCTCGAACACGGCGTCGAGTCGTTCGCGATGGTCGGCATGGGGCTCGGTGCGACGGTCGCGCTGCGCTGCGCCGCGGACAGCCCGGCCCTGGTCCGCGGGCTCGTGCTGGTCAACCCCCTCGTCGCGCCGGGCGGGCGGGAGCTGCGCCGGCAGCGTACGGCCCTGCGGCTGATGCCCCGCGGTCGGCTGGCCGCGCAGAACATCGACAAGGACCGCCTGCTCGCGGCCATGGACATGCTCGCCACTCTCGACCTCGGCGACGCGCCCGAGCAGGTCGACTGCCCCGTCCTCGTCCTCTACCCCGAGGCGGATCGTGCCGCCCGGGAGGTGGCCGAACAGCTCGCCGGGCGCTTGCCGCAGGGCACCGCTCGCGCCATCGCCGCAGGTGCGCGGCCGCACCAGGAGGACCCGGAGGCCTTCAACGCGATCATCGCTGACTTCGTCACTTCGCTCACGCGGGCCTGA